A region of Streptomyces sp. WMMC500 DNA encodes the following proteins:
- a CDS encoding transketolase, giving the protein MDTMRERFASVTSRLLDEDPRLAVVLAEIGTDGFAAARRRHPDRVLNVGIREQLLVGVGGGLALAGMRPVLHTFASFLVERPFEQVKLDLGHQGAGAVLVSAAASYDWPAGGHTHMAPGDVALLDTLDGWTVHVPGHPDEAETLLRHAAAAGDDKVYVRLSAQTNAAGRPVTGAGFLTVREGRAGVVVAAGPVLDDVLAATEGLDVTVLYATTLRPFDAAALRSAAGAARSADVVLVEPYLAGTSTAYANDALADVPHRVLGLGTARRELRRYGTIREHVRAHGLDAASLRERIAAFTGARAGARAAA; this is encoded by the coding sequence ATGGACACGATGCGTGAGCGCTTCGCCTCCGTCACCTCCCGGCTGCTGGACGAGGACCCCCGGCTGGCCGTCGTGCTCGCCGAGATCGGCACCGACGGCTTCGCCGCCGCGCGCCGGCGGCATCCGGACCGCGTGCTCAACGTCGGCATCCGCGAGCAACTGCTCGTGGGCGTCGGCGGCGGGCTCGCCCTGGCCGGGATGCGCCCGGTCCTGCACACCTTCGCCAGCTTCCTCGTCGAGCGCCCCTTCGAGCAGGTCAAGCTCGACCTCGGCCACCAGGGCGCGGGCGCGGTGCTGGTCAGCGCCGCCGCCTCGTACGACTGGCCGGCCGGCGGCCACACCCACATGGCGCCCGGCGACGTGGCGCTGCTGGACACCCTCGACGGCTGGACGGTGCACGTGCCGGGCCATCCGGACGAGGCCGAGACGCTGCTGCGGCACGCCGCCGCCGCGGGCGACGACAAGGTGTACGTGCGACTGTCCGCGCAGACGAACGCCGCCGGCCGGCCGGTCACCGGCGCGGGGTTCCTGACCGTGCGCGAGGGCCGCGCGGGCGTGGTGGTCGCGGCGGGCCCGGTGCTGGACGACGTGCTGGCTGCGACCGAGGGGCTCGACGTGACGGTGCTCTACGCGACGACCCTGCGCCCCTTCGACGCCGCCGCCCTGCGGTCCGCGGCGGGTGCGGCGCGCAGCGCGGACGTCGTCCTGGTCGAGCCGTACCTCGCCGGCACCTCCACGGCGTACGCGAACGACGCGCTGGCCGACGTGCCGCACCGGGTGCTGGGGCTGGGCACCGCGCGGCGCGAGCTGCGGCGCTACGGCACGATCCGCGAGCACGTGCGCGCCCACGGGCTCGACGCGGCGTCGCTGCGCGAGCGGATCGCGGCGTTCACGGGAGCGCGGGCTGGGGCGCGGGCCGCGGCCTGA
- a CDS encoding GNAT family N-acetyltransferase, with the protein MGWTTTHDLDAFTAAAGPFLRAEPAAHTVLLTAAASLAAAGLDRYGDAPPEFGWWRGADGRVAGAFLGTPPLPLLLAHMPPSAAAGLAELRAAGGLPVTGINAGRAAAEAFAGAWTARTGAAGTVEERHRLYRLGELVPPDPAPPGRARPATADDRDLLVDWTREFHVESGGGVGDPARAVADRLAYGGATLWEDGGRPVSYAGITRTVAGMARVAPVYTPPPLRRRGYAAAVTAAVSRAAAAVGAREVLLFTDLANATSNALYQRLGYVPVEDHLVISFDG; encoded by the coding sequence ATGGGCTGGACCACGACGCACGACCTCGACGCCTTCACCGCCGCCGCCGGGCCCTTCCTGCGGGCGGAGCCCGCGGCGCACACCGTCCTGCTGACGGCCGCCGCCTCGCTCGCCGCCGCCGGTCTCGACCGGTACGGCGACGCGCCGCCGGAGTTCGGCTGGTGGCGGGGCGCGGACGGCCGGGTGGCCGGCGCGTTCCTCGGCACCCCGCCGCTGCCGCTGCTGCTGGCCCATATGCCCCCGTCCGCCGCCGCCGGGCTGGCGGAGCTGCGCGCGGCCGGAGGGCTGCCGGTGACCGGCATCAACGCCGGGCGGGCGGCGGCCGAGGCGTTCGCCGGCGCCTGGACGGCGCGTACCGGCGCGGCCGGCACCGTCGAGGAGCGGCACCGGCTGTACCGGCTGGGCGAGCTGGTGCCCCCGGACCCGGCGCCGCCCGGGCGCGCCAGGCCCGCCACCGCGGACGACCGGGACCTGCTGGTGGACTGGACCCGGGAGTTCCACGTGGAGTCCGGCGGCGGCGTCGGCGACCCGGCCCGCGCCGTGGCCGACCGGCTCGCGTACGGCGGCGCGACGCTGTGGGAGGACGGCGGCAGGCCCGTGTCGTACGCCGGCATCACCCGCACCGTCGCCGGCATGGCCCGCGTCGCGCCCGTCTACACCCCGCCGCCGCTGCGCCGCCGCGGCTACGCGGCGGCCGTCACCGCCGCCGTCAGCCGCGCCGCGGCGGCCGTCGGCGCGCGCGAGGTGCTCCTCTTCACCGACCTCGCCAACGCCACCAGCAACGCGCTGTACCAGCGCCTCGGCTACGTGCCCGTGGAGGACCACCTCGTGATCTCCTTCGACGGCTGA
- a CDS encoding class I SAM-dependent methyltransferase, producing the protein MDSGAWDERYAAKDLVWGGEPNRWVAREVAEITPARALDLAAGEGRNTLWLAARGWRVTAVDFSRVALERGRRRAAELAPRAAERIRWVRADLLEYAPAEGSYELVVVAYLHLPGEERRRVLRRAAAALAAGGELLVVGHDSANLTEGTGGPQEPRVLFTAEDVLADLADAPLETVRAERVRRPVAQEEGPPKEAIDALARLRRTARGVPRDPSALV; encoded by the coding sequence ATGGACAGCGGTGCCTGGGACGAACGTTATGCCGCGAAAGACCTCGTTTGGGGTGGTGAACCGAACCGCTGGGTGGCCCGCGAGGTGGCGGAGATCACGCCCGCGCGGGCCCTGGACCTGGCCGCGGGCGAGGGGCGCAACACGCTGTGGCTCGCCGCCCGCGGCTGGCGGGTGACGGCGGTGGACTTCTCGCGGGTCGCGCTGGAGCGGGGCCGGCGGCGGGCCGCGGAGCTGGCGCCCCGGGCCGCGGAGCGGATCCGGTGGGTACGGGCCGACCTGCTGGAGTACGCGCCGGCGGAGGGCTCGTACGAACTGGTGGTCGTCGCGTATCTGCACCTGCCCGGCGAGGAGCGCCGCCGGGTGCTGCGGCGGGCCGCCGCCGCGCTCGCCGCCGGCGGCGAACTGCTGGTCGTCGGGCACGACTCGGCGAACCTCACCGAGGGCACGGGCGGGCCGCAGGAGCCGCGGGTGCTGTTCACGGCCGAGGACGTGCTGGCGGACCTGGCGGACGCGCCGCTGGAGACCGTACGCGCCGAGCGGGTACGCCGGCCCGTGGCGCAGGAGGAGGGGCCGCCGAAGGAGGCGATCGACGCGCTGGCCCGGCTGCGCCGGACTGCGAGAGGGGTCCCGCGAGACCCCTCGGCACTCGTGTGA
- a CDS encoding alpha/beta hydrolase, translating to MHSDHLPAADGTPVAAYTWLPEDGRPRALVQIVHGAAEHALRYDRFARLLAARGYGVVASDHRGHGATAAATGGYGVTGTGDADPWRAVVDDLVAVGDRLRADHPGLPFVLLGHSMGSMLARDYAQEHGEGLAGLVLTGILRSLPGVETETAVRRLAGEAAERGRGRLSDFVPEIFASFNDPYEHRTGFEWLSRDTAEVDAYVADERCGFPFDVALSLGWVLGTRKINDPHNVARIPVDLPVHLAVGDRDPCNQGLTHVAELLEDFRYAGLREPTWRAYPGARHEILNETNRDEVQADLLDWLDKHV from the coding sequence ATGCACTCCGACCACCTGCCGGCCGCGGACGGCACCCCCGTCGCCGCGTACACCTGGCTGCCCGAGGACGGCAGGCCGCGGGCGCTCGTCCAGATCGTGCACGGCGCCGCGGAACACGCCCTGCGCTACGACCGGTTCGCGCGCCTCCTCGCCGCCCGCGGCTACGGCGTCGTCGCCTCCGACCACCGCGGCCACGGCGCCACCGCCGCCGCCACCGGCGGCTACGGCGTCACCGGCACCGGCGACGCCGACCCCTGGCGCGCCGTCGTCGACGACCTGGTCGCGGTCGGCGACCGGCTGCGCGCGGACCACCCCGGGCTGCCCTTCGTCCTCCTCGGCCACAGCATGGGCTCGATGCTCGCCCGCGACTACGCCCAGGAACACGGCGAGGGCCTGGCCGGCCTCGTCCTCACCGGCATCCTGCGCAGCCTGCCCGGCGTGGAGACGGAGACCGCGGTGCGCCGGCTGGCGGGCGAGGCCGCCGAGCGCGGCCGCGGCCGGCTCTCGGACTTCGTCCCGGAGATCTTCGCGTCGTTCAACGACCCGTACGAGCACCGCACCGGCTTCGAGTGGCTCTCCCGCGACACCGCCGAGGTCGACGCCTACGTCGCCGACGAGCGCTGCGGCTTCCCCTTCGACGTCGCGCTGTCGCTGGGCTGGGTGCTCGGCACCCGGAAGATCAACGACCCGCACAACGTGGCCCGCATCCCCGTCGACCTGCCCGTGCACCTCGCCGTGGGCGACCGCGACCCGTGCAACCAGGGCCTCACGCACGTCGCCGAGCTGCTGGAGGACTTCCGCTACGCGGGCCTGCGCGAGCCGACCTGGCGCGCGTACCCCGGCGCCCGCCATGAGATCCTCAACGAGACGAACCGCGACGAGGTCCAGGCCGACCTGCTCGACTGGCTCGACAAGCACGTGTGA
- a CDS encoding DUF742 domain-containing protein, with amino-acid sequence MKEADHEWHDDGPERLYVITGGRSGTAAQGALDLVTLVISRTQPAPGMQPERAAIVRLCRAPLSVAELTAYLRLPFSAVAVLVADLMAEGAVEARSSVPPVADLRLLEEVMDGLEQL; translated from the coding sequence ATGAAGGAAGCGGACCACGAGTGGCACGACGACGGTCCCGAACGGCTCTACGTCATCACCGGCGGGCGCAGCGGCACCGCCGCCCAGGGCGCACTCGACCTGGTCACCCTCGTCATCTCCCGGACGCAGCCGGCGCCCGGGATGCAGCCCGAGCGAGCGGCGATCGTCCGGCTGTGCCGCGCGCCGCTGTCCGTCGCCGAGCTGACCGCCTATCTGCGCCTGCCCTTCAGCGCGGTGGCGGTGCTCGTCGCGGACCTGATGGCGGAGGGCGCGGTCGAGGCCCGCTCCTCCGTGCCGCCCGTGGCAGACCTGCGACTCCTCGAGGAAGTAATGGATGGACTCGAACAGCTTTGA
- a CDS encoding alkaline phosphatase D family protein, whose product MSRFTSTPGFSRRRFLALASGVSLAAALPVAALSAAPAWAEPRFRGDPFALGVASGDPAPDGAVLWTRLAPEPLAEDGRGGMPGFRVPVLWQVAEDPRFRRVRRAGVEWAVPELGHSVHAEVRGLRPDREYWYRFRVGRHVSAVGRTRTAPAVDAAIASMAFAFISCQNYPDGHFTAFRHLAEENVDVVVHLGDYLYEGGAQGTIGRGHLPAREVYSLADYRVRYGQYKLDPDLQAEHAAHPWIVVLDDHEVANNWADGLDGDDVGGAEFAARRAAAFQAYYENLPLRRSSLPAGPHMQLYRRLPYGTLTQFHVVDTRQFRDNQACGDGRQFDCDDRLDPERTMLGAEQEAWLLDGLTRSRTTWDVMANQIMTMQGDSAEGIEQAFGMDTWDGYAAARQRLFDGVEKRGIGNFVVVTGDAHRSVAADLKHDFDDPDSATVGVEFLGTSVSSGGNGSDQDEWGRVWLQENPHMKFHNVQRGYGVCEVTRESWRTDYRVVPYVSTPGAPVLTRARVHVTAGRPGIQEVEQPGTPQP is encoded by the coding sequence TTGTCTCGTTTCACCAGCACCCCGGGTTTCAGCCGCCGTCGTTTCCTCGCGCTCGCGTCGGGGGTGTCCCTGGCCGCCGCGCTGCCGGTCGCCGCCCTGTCCGCCGCCCCCGCGTGGGCCGAACCCCGCTTCCGCGGCGACCCGTTCGCCCTCGGCGTCGCCTCCGGCGACCCGGCGCCGGACGGGGCCGTGCTGTGGACCCGGCTCGCGCCCGAGCCGCTCGCGGAGGACGGCCGGGGCGGGATGCCCGGGTTCAGGGTGCCGGTGCTCTGGCAGGTCGCCGAGGACCCGCGGTTCCGGCGGGTCCGGCGCGCCGGGGTCGAGTGGGCCGTACCGGAGCTCGGGCACTCGGTCCACGCCGAGGTCCGCGGGCTGCGGCCGGACCGGGAGTACTGGTACCGCTTCCGCGTCGGCCGGCACGTCAGCGCCGTCGGCCGCACGAGGACCGCGCCCGCGGTGGACGCCGCGATCGCCTCGATGGCCTTTGCCTTCATCAGTTGCCAGAACTACCCCGACGGCCACTTCACGGCCTTCCGCCACCTCGCCGAGGAGAACGTCGACGTCGTCGTCCACCTCGGCGACTACCTCTACGAGGGCGGCGCCCAGGGCACCATCGGCCGCGGCCACCTGCCCGCCCGCGAGGTCTACTCGCTCGCCGACTACCGGGTGCGCTACGGCCAGTACAAGCTCGATCCCGACCTCCAGGCCGAGCACGCCGCGCACCCCTGGATCGTGGTGCTCGACGACCACGAGGTCGCCAACAACTGGGCCGACGGCCTCGACGGCGACGACGTCGGCGGCGCCGAGTTCGCGGCCCGGCGCGCCGCCGCCTTCCAGGCGTACTACGAGAACCTGCCGCTGCGCCGCTCCTCCCTGCCGGCCGGCCCGCACATGCAGCTCTACCGCCGGCTGCCTTACGGCACCCTCACCCAGTTCCACGTCGTCGACACCCGCCAGTTCCGTGACAACCAGGCGTGCGGCGACGGGCGCCAGTTCGACTGCGACGACCGGCTCGATCCCGAGCGCACCATGCTCGGCGCCGAGCAGGAGGCCTGGCTGCTCGACGGGCTCACCCGGTCGCGTACCACCTGGGACGTGATGGCCAACCAGATCATGACCATGCAGGGCGACTCCGCGGAGGGCATCGAGCAGGCGTTCGGCATGGACACCTGGGACGGCTACGCCGCCGCCCGGCAACGCCTCTTCGACGGCGTCGAGAAGCGCGGCATCGGCAACTTCGTGGTCGTGACCGGCGACGCCCACCGCAGCGTCGCGGCCGACCTCAAGCACGACTTCGACGACCCCGACTCGGCCACCGTCGGCGTCGAGTTCCTCGGCACCTCCGTCTCCTCCGGCGGCAACGGCTCCGACCAGGACGAGTGGGGCCGGGTCTGGCTGCAGGAGAACCCGCACATGAAGTTCCACAACGTCCAGCGCGGCTACGGCGTCTGCGAGGTGACCCGCGAGAGCTGGCGCACCGACTACCGCGTCGTCCCGTACGTCTCCACCCCCGGTGCCCCGGTCCTCACCCGCGCCCGCGTCCACGTGACGGCGGGCCGCCCCGGCATCCAGGAGGTGGAGCAGCCGGGCACCCCGCAGCCCTGA
- a CDS encoding MmcQ/YjbR family DNA-binding protein codes for MTLTAEDVRKTALALPQTAEKLAWGMPTFRVKGKMFLTLPEDETSFAVRCPKVERDELALAEPGKFWVADHEAPFAWVRVRIAALDDRDELRIIVADSWRQAAPPRLLAEHPELAGES; via the coding sequence ATGACCCTCACCGCCGAGGACGTACGCAAGACCGCCCTGGCCCTGCCGCAGACCGCGGAGAAGCTGGCGTGGGGCATGCCCACCTTCCGGGTGAAGGGCAAGATGTTCCTCACTCTGCCGGAGGACGAGACGTCGTTCGCGGTGCGCTGCCCCAAGGTGGAGCGGGACGAACTGGCGCTGGCGGAGCCGGGGAAGTTCTGGGTCGCCGACCACGAGGCGCCGTTCGCCTGGGTGCGGGTGCGGATCGCGGCCCTGGACGACCGCGACGAGCTGCGGATCATCGTCGCCGACTCCTGGCGCCAGGCGGCCCCGCCCCGGCTGCTCGCCGAGCACCCGGAGCTGGCCGGCGAGTCCTGA
- a CDS encoding ATP/GTP-binding protein codes for MDSNSFDAVVGPRSEDLLPASATTSVKVVVVGGFGVGKTTMVGAVSEIEPMTTEETMTRAGEGVDHLVGVPDKSETTVAMDFGRISLNERLVLYLFGAPGQQRFWFLWQGLFEGALGAVVLVDTRRLEACFDVLGRLEEGAVPFLVAVNRFPDAPHHSLDEIRAALDLPQHVPLITCDARDRDSSRGVLKSLVRFLHSIALTTEAS; via the coding sequence ATGGACTCGAACAGCTTTGACGCCGTCGTGGGTCCGCGCAGCGAGGACCTGCTGCCGGCCTCGGCGACGACGTCGGTCAAGGTCGTGGTCGTGGGCGGGTTCGGCGTCGGGAAGACGACCATGGTCGGCGCGGTCAGCGAGATCGAGCCGATGACGACCGAGGAGACGATGACCCGGGCCGGCGAGGGCGTCGACCACCTCGTCGGCGTGCCGGACAAGAGCGAGACGACCGTCGCCATGGACTTCGGCCGGATCAGCCTCAACGAGCGGCTGGTGCTCTACCTGTTCGGCGCGCCCGGCCAGCAGCGCTTCTGGTTCCTCTGGCAGGGTCTGTTCGAGGGGGCGCTCGGCGCCGTGGTCCTGGTCGACACCCGCCGGCTCGAAGCCTGCTTCGACGTGCTGGGCCGGCTGGAGGAGGGCGCCGTGCCCTTCCTCGTCGCGGTCAACCGCTTCCCGGACGCCCCGCACCACTCCCTCGACGAGATACGGGCCGCACTCGATCTCCCCCAGCACGTGCCGCTCATCACCTGCGACGCGCGCGACCGGGACTCCTCCCGCGGCGTCCTGAAGTCCCTCGTGCGCTTCCTGCACTCCATCGCCCTGACCACGGAGGCGTCGTGA
- a CDS encoding ATP-binding protein: MDPAGPASGGRRTGFVRWWLIPTAVVVVSTAIALPLVSADARTPVAVCGVVATFVVAFAAAQAERRGRAAGERSAGHADHEAAWERRLAAQEAEMVRLAGLLPQAVARLQRGEYAEDVLADIEAENSLTPQVRAAHATALRSVVEAVQNAEDLRVSAERGFVNIARRVQAIIHQQARSLREMEDRHGSRHEFFADLLKLDHGTALVGRLADSIAVLGGDRPGRQWGKAIALYSVLRGGMSRIIDYQRVELHPVAEVAVVGSAVEPLIHAVAELLDNATRYSPPHAKVHLSATEVQSGVAIEIEDGGVGLSEEARERAEHMLAEAQAGIDLNDLGETPRLGLAVVGRLAQTYDFRVSLRPSAYGGVRAVLVVPQVLLTTTPATGTAHGIGATSGPRPLRTATPPPDGIEGSADARAGLRRSRDRVPPARQAGPQPSPPAHAEPVAGSLPQRRRRAPAVPPAAPAAGGQAPGRRTATADPTGTENGDAESRGVEPGLWLGEFTRGLEGEPQAGEPGDAEETKEPGGPARGEDAAAGEIRPERSARPQGGGGAAEPSNPSSGEED; the protein is encoded by the coding sequence ATGGATCCAGCGGGACCCGCCTCCGGCGGCCGGCGGACGGGATTCGTCCGCTGGTGGCTGATACCCACCGCCGTCGTGGTCGTGAGCACGGCCATCGCCCTGCCGCTCGTCTCCGCCGACGCGCGCACGCCCGTCGCCGTGTGCGGTGTCGTCGCCACCTTCGTGGTCGCGTTCGCCGCCGCCCAGGCCGAGCGCCGCGGGCGGGCCGCCGGCGAGCGGTCCGCCGGACACGCCGACCACGAGGCCGCGTGGGAGCGCCGGCTCGCGGCCCAGGAAGCCGAGATGGTGCGCCTCGCGGGCCTGCTGCCGCAGGCGGTCGCGCGGCTGCAGCGGGGCGAGTACGCCGAGGACGTGCTCGCCGACATAGAGGCGGAGAACTCGCTGACCCCGCAGGTGCGCGCGGCCCACGCGACCGCGCTGCGCTCCGTGGTCGAGGCGGTGCAGAACGCCGAGGACCTGCGCGTCTCCGCCGAGCGCGGCTTCGTCAACATCGCCCGCCGGGTGCAGGCCATCATCCACCAGCAGGCGCGCAGCCTGCGGGAGATGGAGGACCGGCACGGCAGCCGGCACGAGTTCTTCGCCGACCTGCTCAAGCTCGACCACGGCACGGCGCTGGTCGGCCGGCTCGCCGACAGCATCGCCGTGCTCGGCGGCGACCGCCCCGGCCGTCAGTGGGGCAAGGCCATCGCCCTCTACAGTGTGCTGCGCGGCGGCATGTCGCGGATCATCGACTACCAGCGCGTCGAACTGCACCCCGTGGCCGAGGTCGCCGTGGTGGGCTCGGCCGTCGAGCCGCTGATCCACGCCGTCGCCGAACTCCTCGACAACGCCACGCGCTACTCGCCGCCGCACGCCAAGGTCCACCTGTCCGCCACCGAGGTGCAGTCGGGCGTCGCCATCGAGATCGAGGACGGCGGCGTGGGCCTGAGCGAGGAGGCGCGCGAGCGCGCCGAGCACATGCTCGCCGAGGCCCAGGCCGGCATCGACCTCAATGACCTCGGTGAGACCCCGCGGCTCGGGCTCGCGGTCGTCGGCCGGCTGGCGCAGACGTACGACTTCCGGGTCTCGCTGCGCCCGTCCGCGTACGGCGGCGTGCGCGCGGTGCTCGTCGTGCCGCAGGTCCTGCTCACCACCACGCCCGCCACCGGCACCGCCCACGGCATCGGCGCCACCTCCGGGCCGCGCCCGCTGCGCACCGCCACGCCGCCGCCGGACGGGATCGAGGGCAGCGCCGACGCACGCGCGGGCCTGCGGCGCAGCCGGGACCGGGTGCCGCCCGCGCGGCAGGCGGGCCCGCAGCCGTCGCCGCCCGCGCACGCCGAGCCGGTCGCCGGCAGCCTGCCGCAGCGCCGCCGCCGGGCCCCGGCCGTGCCGCCGGCCGCCCCGGCCGCCGGCGGGCAGGCGCCCGGCCGGCGTACGGCCACCGCGGACCCGACCGGGACCGAGAACGGCGACGCGGAGAGCCGCGGCGTCGAACCGGGCCTGTGGCTCGGCGAGTTCACCCGCGGGCTGGAGGGCGAGCCGCAGGCGGGTGAGCCGGGCGACGCGGAGGAGACGAAGGAGCCGGGCGGTCCCGCCCGCGGCGAGGACGCGGCGGCCGGGGAGATACGGCCGGAACGCTCCGCCCGCCCGCAGGGCGGCGGCGGAGCAGCGGAACCGTCGAATCCATCATCGGGCGAGGAGGACTGA
- a CDS encoding roadblock/LC7 domain-containing protein, with protein MDWMLRDLAESVPETRHVVVLSSDGLRMAQHGTEPDTADRLAAACAGLQSLAKSIAGVFPHSNGKMRMLVIEVSGGFFYLMAAGAGAYLAVAADEGVDAGLMGQRMRDLVARIGAHLTSPPRSDGQAI; from the coding sequence ATGGACTGGATGCTCCGGGATCTGGCCGAGAGCGTCCCCGAGACCCGGCACGTCGTGGTCCTGTCCTCCGACGGGCTGCGGATGGCACAGCACGGCACCGAGCCGGACACGGCCGACCGGCTCGCGGCCGCCTGCGCCGGGCTGCAGAGCCTGGCGAAGTCGATCGCCGGCGTGTTTCCGCACAGCAACGGCAAGATGCGGATGCTGGTCATCGAGGTCAGCGGCGGCTTCTTCTATCTCATGGCCGCGGGCGCCGGCGCTTATCTGGCGGTCGCGGCCGACGAAGGAGTCGACGCGGGCCTGATGGGCCAGCGCATGCGCGATCTCGTCGCACGCATCGGGGCACACCTGACAAGCCCACCGCGGAGCGACGGACAGGCCATATGA
- a CDS encoding cytochrome P450: MHGPEAASNPYGLYEKLRAEHGAVAPVLVHGDLPAWLVLGYRELLDVTRNPTRFSRDSRHWRFLRDGQVGPDNPLLPLVTWVPMCSFVDGSEHRRLRSAVTDSMKRFDRHGIRRHVTRFSGQLVDEFAATGRADLVSQFAEHLPMLVMTKALGMAESYGPQLVEAARDMVKGSETAIASNEYIVQTLRDLVARKKSAPGHDFASWLVAHDSGLGDDELVEHLRLVLIAAYSTTANLIANTLRMVLTDSRFRGNLAGGHMTLPDALEQVLWDEPPFTAVYGRYATGDTELAGQQIKAGDLLILGLAAGNLDPEIRPDLDVPVHGNRSHLAFSGGPHECPGQDIGRAIADTGIDTLLGRLPDLSLAVEEKELKHRTSLLSRELVELPVTFTPPGPGTTAASGEPGAAVVPGPSVPANGTPAPAAAERVPAAVASASPPGPEATAPEPEAHAGGLPAGARTESGRRRRPSLWRTLVAWWRGY; this comes from the coding sequence ATGCACGGCCCCGAGGCGGCATCGAACCCGTACGGCCTGTACGAGAAGCTGCGCGCCGAGCACGGCGCGGTCGCGCCCGTCCTCGTCCACGGCGACCTGCCCGCCTGGCTGGTACTCGGCTACCGCGAGCTGCTGGACGTCACCCGCAACCCGACCCGCTTCTCCCGCGACTCGCGCCACTGGCGCTTCCTGCGGGACGGCCAGGTCGGCCCGGACAACCCGCTGCTGCCGCTGGTGACCTGGGTGCCGATGTGCTCCTTCGTCGACGGCTCCGAGCACCGGCGGCTGCGCTCCGCGGTCACCGACAGCATGAAGCGCTTCGACCGGCACGGCATCCGGCGCCACGTCACCCGCTTCTCCGGGCAGCTCGTCGACGAGTTCGCGGCCACCGGCCGGGCGGACCTCGTGAGCCAGTTCGCGGAGCACCTGCCGATGCTGGTGATGACGAAGGCGCTCGGCATGGCCGAGTCGTACGGCCCGCAACTGGTCGAGGCCGCACGGGACATGGTCAAGGGCTCGGAGACGGCGATCGCGAGCAACGAGTACATCGTGCAGACGCTGCGCGACCTCGTGGCGCGCAAGAAGTCGGCGCCCGGGCACGACTTCGCGTCCTGGCTGGTGGCGCACGACTCGGGCCTGGGTGACGACGAACTGGTCGAGCACCTGCGGCTGGTGCTGATCGCCGCGTACTCCACCACCGCCAACCTGATCGCGAACACGCTGCGCATGGTGCTCACCGACAGCCGCTTCCGCGGCAATCTGGCCGGCGGCCACATGACCCTGCCGGACGCCCTGGAGCAGGTGCTGTGGGACGAGCCGCCGTTCACCGCGGTCTACGGGCGGTACGCCACCGGGGACACCGAGCTGGCCGGGCAGCAGATCAAGGCCGGGGACCTGCTGATCCTGGGCCTGGCCGCGGGCAACCTCGACCCCGAGATCCGCCCCGACCTCGACGTGCCGGTGCACGGCAACCGCTCGCACCTGGCCTTCAGCGGCGGCCCGCACGAGTGTCCCGGCCAGGACATCGGCCGGGCCATCGCCGACACCGGGATCGACACGCTGCTGGGGCGGCTGCCGGACCTGAGCCTGGCGGTGGAGGAGAAGGAGCTGAAGCACCGCACGTCGCTGCTCTCCCGCGAACTGGTCGAGCTGCCCGTCACCTTCACCCCGCCCGGGCCGGGCACGACCGCCGCTTCCGGGGAGCCGGGGGCCGCCGTCGTGCCGGGACCCTCCGTGCCCGCCAACGGGACACCGGCGCCGGCCGCGGCCGAGCGCGTACCGGCCGCGGTGGCGAGCGCGAGCCCCCCGGGGCCCGAAGCCACCGCCCCCGAGCCCGAAGCGCACGCGGGCGGCCTCCCCGCGGGTGCGCGTACGGAGTCCGGCAGGCGGCGGCGCCCGTCGCTGTGGCGGACGCTCGTCGCGTGGTGGCGCGGGTACTGA
- a CDS encoding transketolase has translation MTTTASAPPRPPAGYADLPRLMGLMTGDEKHGPAATSTLDALWVLYDRVLRVTPATAGAPGRDRFLLSKGHGPMAYYAVLAAKGFLPVDWLPGFGSYDSPLGHHPDRTLLPGVEIGSGSLGHGLPLAVGTALGLRARGPYGRPNQDPRVWVLVGDAELDEGSNHEAIAYAGAAGLDSLHTLVIDNSSASYALPGGIAARFEAAGWSTATVDGRDHEALYAAFTDPHPGRARAVVARVEPA, from the coding sequence ATGACGACGACCGCCTCCGCACCGCCCCGACCGCCCGCCGGCTACGCCGACCTGCCGCGCCTCATGGGCCTGATGACCGGCGACGAGAAGCACGGCCCCGCCGCCACCTCCACCCTCGACGCCCTGTGGGTCCTCTACGACCGGGTGCTGCGGGTGACCCCCGCGACCGCGGGGGCGCCCGGCCGCGACCGGTTCCTGCTCTCCAAGGGCCACGGCCCGATGGCGTACTACGCCGTGCTCGCCGCCAAGGGCTTCCTGCCCGTCGACTGGCTGCCCGGCTTCGGCTCGTACGACTCGCCGCTGGGCCACCACCCCGACCGCACGCTGCTGCCCGGCGTCGAGATCGGCAGCGGCTCGCTCGGCCACGGCCTGCCGCTGGCCGTCGGCACCGCGCTCGGGCTGCGCGCCCGGGGGCCGTACGGCCGGCCGAACCAAGACCCGCGCGTGTGGGTGCTGGTCGGCGACGCCGAGCTGGACGAGGGCAGCAACCACGAGGCCATCGCCTACGCCGGCGCGGCGGGCCTGGACTCCCTGCACACCCTCGTCATCGACAACTCCTCCGCGAGCTACGCGCTCCCCGGCGGCATCGCCGCCCGCTTCGAGGCCGCCGGCTGGTCCACCGCCACCGTCGACGGCCGCGACCACGAGGCGCTGTACGCCGCCTTCACCGACCCGCACCCCGGCCGGGCACGCGCCGTCGTCGCCCGCGTCGAGCCCGCCTGA